Proteins encoded in a region of the Streptomyces liliiviolaceus genome:
- a CDS encoding glutaminase: MSSPLTFQPVLDRIAAEIEQTPGRGRPADYIPALAACDPRSFGMAVAELDGTVYGVGDWRQPFSTQSITKVFTLALDLAHEADELWEHVGREPSGNPFNSLVQLEYENGIPRNPFINAGALVVTDRLHTQTGDAAGTLLDFLRAESGNEHLAINEDVAASESAHGDRNAALGHFMASYGNIGNPVPALLDAYFRQCSVEASCADLALATGFLARHGIRADGSRLLTMSQAKEVNAVMLTCGTYDAAGEFAYRVGLPGKSGVGGGIIAVVPGRCTVCVWSPGLDGHGNSVAGVAALDRFTTITGLSVF; the protein is encoded by the coding sequence TTCCAGCCCGTTCTGGACCGTATCGCCGCCGAGATCGAGCAGACCCCCGGCCGCGGCCGGCCCGCCGACTACATCCCGGCCCTCGCCGCCTGCGACCCCCGGAGCTTCGGCATGGCCGTGGCAGAGCTGGACGGCACGGTGTACGGCGTCGGCGACTGGCGGCAGCCCTTCTCCACCCAGTCCATCACCAAGGTCTTCACCCTCGCCCTGGACCTGGCCCACGAGGCCGACGAACTCTGGGAACACGTCGGCCGCGAACCCTCCGGCAACCCCTTCAACTCACTCGTCCAGCTGGAGTACGAGAACGGCATCCCCCGCAACCCCTTTATCAACGCGGGCGCCCTCGTCGTCACCGACCGTCTCCACACCCAGACCGGCGACGCCGCGGGCACCCTCCTCGACTTCCTGCGCGCGGAGAGCGGCAACGAACACCTCGCCATCAACGAGGACGTGGCAGCCTCCGAGTCCGCCCACGGCGACCGCAACGCCGCGCTGGGCCACTTCATGGCGTCCTACGGGAACATCGGCAACCCGGTGCCGGCCCTGCTCGACGCGTACTTCCGGCAGTGCTCCGTAGAGGCGTCCTGCGCGGACCTCGCCCTGGCCACCGGCTTCCTCGCCCGCCACGGCATCCGCGCCGACGGCTCCCGCCTCCTGACGATGAGCCAGGCCAAGGAGGTCAACGCGGTCATGCTCACCTGCGGCACGTACGACGCGGCGGGCGAGTTCGCCTACCGCGTGGGCCTGCCCGGCAAGAGCGGCGTCGGCGGCGGGATCATCGCCGTCGTCCCCGGCCGCTGCACGGTCTGCGTCTGGAGCCCCGGCCTGGACGGACACGGCAACTCGGTCGCGGGAGTCGCCGCCCTGGACCGCTTCACCACCATCACCGGCCTGTCGGTGTTCTGA